A genomic window from Vitis riparia cultivar Riparia Gloire de Montpellier isolate 1030 chromosome 16, EGFV_Vit.rip_1.0, whole genome shotgun sequence includes:
- the LOC117933699 gene encoding rust resistance kinase Lr10-like — protein sequence MMLREENLVGVGLLTILHVCFLSVCVADKNQTFKSSCGDMNISDPFYLEDDYAPNLGHHHLLKLICENNRTMVNLNFSGKYHVSDINYSSHTIRVVDPGLKKKGMGNCFSYPLYYLSEYPDGYDFPTNSISVVFITCPWLITGDKIYNKYIPIIPCNTNRSSPFSQPYAYAIVGDLEFGDIPDSCILDGNIVTQSKAVAEGRHLSMSDLQEELLMGFQLSFLRTICTRECQVKGLSCATNLISTTFICYNASAVGCWDFVCLKPKWIQTLIDSLLHLIAIIYIGVRIVLGMFMFAYLIYKFRRRHLSLDDNIEEFLQNHKSLQLIKYSYYDIKKMTNSFKNKLGQGGFGSVYKGKLKSGRVVAVKVLVMSKADGQDFINEVATIGRIHHINVVKLVGFCIEGSKWALIYDFMPNGSLDKFIFPQHENNTPLSWERLYNIALGVGRGIEYLHQGCDMKILHFDIKPHNILLDEDFTPKVSDFGLAKLYSTDESIVSLTKARGTMGYIAPELFYKNIGCISNKADVYSFGMLLMEMVGKRKNLNALADHSSQIYFPSWIYDKFDQGEDIEMEDATDSEKISVKKMVIAALWCIQMKPTDRPSMSKALKMLEGEIELLQMPPKPALYYDVLNVEDQVSNQVGVPVSSLNAMDTITLTGR from the exons ATGATGTTGAGGGAAGAAAATCTTGTGGGAGTAGGGCTTCTAACAATCCTCCATGTGTGCTTCCTTTCTGTTTGCGTTGCTGATAAAAATCAGACCTTCAAATCTTCTTGCGGAGATATGAACATCAGTGACCCTTTCTATTTGGAAGATGATTATGCGCCTAACCTCGGTCATCATCACCTCTTGAAATTGATCTGTGAAAATAATCGTACTATGGTAAACCTGAATTTCAGCGGAAAATACCATGTTTCAGACATCAACTACAGTAGCCATACCATTCGGGTAGTGGATCCGGGCCTAAAGAAAAAGGGCATGGGAAACTGTTTCTCCTATCCTCTCTATTACTTGAGTGAATATCCAGATGGATATGACTTTCCTACAAATTCTATTTCTGTAGTTTTCATTACATGCCCATGGCTGATCACTGGTGACAAGATTTATAATAAGTATATTCCTATCATTCCATGCAACACGAATCGCAGCTCCCCTTTCTCGCAACCATACGCGTATGCAATAGTTGGAGATTTGGAGTTCGGAGATATTCCCGATTCATGCATCTTGGACGGGAATATCGTCACTCAGTCAAAGGCCGTTGCGGAGGGAAGACATTTATCAATGTCAGATTTGCAAGAAGAGCTACTCATGGGGTTTCAACTTTCATTTCTGCGTACCATCTGCACCAGAGAATGCCAAGTGAAAGGGCTATCCTGTGCTACGAATTTAATCAGCACTACTTTCATATGCTACAACGCCAGCGCTGTAGGTTGTTGGGATTTCGTCTGCTTGAAGCCAAAAT GGATCCAGACATTGATTGACAGTCTGCTTCACTTAATTG CCATAATATACATTGGAGTACGAATTGTACTTGGGATGTTCATGTTTGCCTACTTAATCTACAAGTTTCGACGGAGACACTTATCATTAGATGATAATATTGAAGAATTCCTGCAAAATCACAAAAGTCTTCAACTCATAAAGTACTCTTATTATGATATAAAGAAGATGACCAACAGTTTCAAGAATAAATTAGGACAAGGAGGTTTTGGCTCTGTTTATAAAGGAAAGCTCAAGAGTGGTCGAGTTGTTGCAGTAAAAGTACTGGTTATGTCCAAAGCTGATGGGCAAGATTTTATCAATGAAGTGGCTACAATTGGAAGGATCCATCATATTAATGTGGTGAAACTTGTTGGATTTTGCATAGAAGGATCAAAATGGGCTCTTATATATGACTTCATGCCTAATGGATCTCTTGATAAGTTTATTTTTCCACAACATGAAAACAATACCCCCTTAAGTTGGGAGAGGTTGTATAATATTGCACTTGGAGTAGGGCGTGGGATTGAATACTTACATCAAGGTTGTGATATGAAAATTctacattttgatatcaaaccaCACAATATTCTTCTCGATGAAGACTTCACTCCAAAAGTTTCAGATTTTGGCCTTGCAAAGTTGTATTCAACAGATGAAAGTATTGTTTCTCTCACAAAAGCAAGAGGAACAATGGGATACATTGCTCCAGAATTGTTCTACAAAAACATTGGATGCATATCAAACAAGGctgatgtttatagttttggaatgttgttgATGGAAATGGTGGGTAAAAGGAAGAATTTGAATGCATTAGCAGATCACTCAAGTCAAATATACTTCCCATCATGGATCTATGATAAATTTGACCAAGGGGAGGACATTGAAATGGAAGATGCCACAGATAGTGAAAAAATATctgtaaaaaaaatggtgatagCTGCATTATGGTGTATACAGATGAAGCCCACAGACCGTCCTTCCATGAGCAAAGCATTGAAGATGCTAGAAGGTGAGATTGAACTCTTGCAAATGCCTCCTAAGCCTGCTCTATATTATGATGTATTGAATGTAGAGGATCAGGTGAGCAATCAAGTAGGAGTACCAGTTTCATCACTTAATGCCATGGATACAATCACCTTAACCGGAAGGTAG